A region from the Triticum aestivum cultivar Chinese Spring chromosome 3D, IWGSC CS RefSeq v2.1, whole genome shotgun sequence genome encodes:
- the LOC123079760 gene encoding uncharacterized protein — MAEEHHGAGAGFWLPDEFLDDDFFSDEKAAAAAAASAAARSDSDDEEGLGGLSRRVAGLDCGAGDRAIPKAEVMSGSPQSTLCVLQASGEDSPTGGASQVSSPPSSPLEQQPADPWDLLHEAAGQVARLGVDSIPVPVNPPPIHGAGVAPPARKPSPPLLPSPKPVGHYQYPPNNSLAQRQAQVARFHLLKQQQLMKHQREQQLAMAAAMAWGSADVGPLGLSPSAWPPLQKSPHHAPPSAAGMRAVFLTPPGAKRECTGTGVFIPRQAGAPAEPKKKPSCSTVLLPARVVQALNLNVEDLGARPCYPGAFVLDHDALVSRSNAMQASQKREHNANANAAAAAHSPSLAVACEVNLPPEWTY, encoded by the exons ATGGCGGAGGAGCACCACGGCGCCGGCGCCGGCTTCTGGCTGCCGGACGAGTTCCTCGACGACGACTTCTTCTCCGACGAgaaggcggcggccgcggcggcggcgtcggcggcggccaggagcgacagcgacgacgaggaggggcTCGGCGGGCTCTCGCGCCGCGTGGCCGGCCTCGactgcggcgccggcgaccgcGCCATTCCCAAG GCGGAGGTGATGTCTGGGTCTCCGCAGTCCACGCTCTGCGTGCTGCAGGCCTCCGGGGAGGACAGCCCCACCGGCGGCGCCTCGCAGGTCAgctcgccgccgtcctcgccgctggAGCAGCAGCCGGCCGACCCTTGGGACCTGCTGCACGAGGCGGCCGGCCAGGTGGCCCGCCTCGGCGTGGACAGCATCCCCGTGCCTGTCAACCCTCCTCCCATCCATGGCGCCGGCGTCGCGCCGCCGGCGAGGAAGCCCTCTCCGCCGCTGCTTCCGTCCCCAAAGCCCGTCGGCCATTACCAGTACCCGCCGAACAACTCGCTCGCCCAGCGCCAGGCGCAAGTCGCCCGT TTCCATCTCCTGAAGCAGCAGCAGCTGATGAAGCACCAGAGGGAGCAGCAGCTGGCCATGGCGGCGGCCATGGCGTGGGGCTCCGCCGACGTCGGGCCGCTGGGGCTGAGCCCCTCGGCCTGGCCGCCGCTGCAGAAGTCCCCGCACCACGCCCCACCATCCGCGGCCGGCATGCGCGCCGTTTTCCTGACCCCACCCGGAGCCAAGCGCGAGTGCACCGGCACCGGCGTGTTCATCCCCCGGCAGGCCGGCGCGCCCGCCGAGCCCAAGAAGAAACCAA GCTGCTCCACGGTTCTCCTCCCGGCGCGCGTCGTGCAGGCGCTCAACCTCAACGTCGAGGACCTCGGCGCCCGCCCGTGCTACCCCGGAGCCTTCGTTCTTGATCACG ACGCGCTGGTGAGCCGGAGCAACGCGATGCAGGCGAGCCAGAAGCGAGAGCACAACGCCAACGccaatgccgccgccgccgcgcactcCCCGTCCCTCGCCGTGGCGTGCGAGGTCAATCTCCCGCCGGAGTGGACGTACTGA